A window of [Clostridium] innocuum genomic DNA:
CGCAAAATATACGTTAAATTTATTACATAAAAATTTAAATGTACAATTACCGGAATCCGAAGTATATGCAATTGCCATGAATATTATCAATTCTGAGGAGACCTACACACGGAATAATCAAATCAGCCTTACAGCAGAATTCATTCAGGAAATCGTGAAGATTATCGAAGGACAGATGAAGGTTTCAATTGATACAAATTCATTTAATTATTCCAGATTTGCTTCTCATATGCAGTATTTATTCAGAAGAAAAAGCCAGTACAGTGAAATCAGCAGCACCAATAAAAAATTATTTGAAGTTTTGAAAAAGGAATATCCAGATACCTTTGCCTGTGTGCTGTTGATCAAAGAAATGATATTTCATAAATTTAGCTGGAGTATTGAGGATGAAGAATCCTTATATTTAATACTCCATGTAAATCGATTGTGTTCCCATGAGGGTGTAACGAATGAGTCGGCATAACCTTTGCACAATATAAACATCATCTGATGCTTATCGTGTAAAGGTTTTTATTTTATAGAAAATCAGAGAGGAAAAAACTATTATGAAAAAAGATAAAGCTTTAAAAATTGCAGAAAGTGTATTAGAACAAGTCGGTGGAAAACAAAACATTGCGAAGGTGTTGCATTGTCAAACACGTCTTCGCTTCAATCTAAAGGATGAAAGCATTGCAAATCATGAAAAAATAGAAGCGGTACAAGGTGTTTTAGGTGTTGTAAGAGCCGGTGGACAGGTACAAATCGTAATAGGTCCAGAGGTAAAGGATGTATATAACGAACTGTGTGAGCTGGGTGATTTTGATAACACGGACAGAGAACCTGTTTCTGCCGCAAAAGAAAAAATCACACTGAAATCTATCGGAAATGGAATTTTAGATGCTATTTCCGGAAGCATGGGACCTGCGATTCCAGCCATCGTCGCCTCCGCATTCTTTAAAATGCTGACAGCTATTTTAGGTCCAGAGCTGTTAAATGTCATTGGTGAAGGAAACGATCTGTATACATTATTCACCTTCGTGGGAGACGCTGCATTTTACTTCTTTCCGGTAATTGTCGGTTATACAAGTGCAAAAAAATTCAATCTAAATCCGGTAATGGGGATATTGATGGGCGCAATTTTGATACATCCGACATTTGTCGGTCTGGTGGGTAAACCATTTACTGTATACGGTATTCCCTGCAATGTTCAAAGCTATGCAAGCTCCATTGTTCCGATAATTTTATCAAACTGGGTAATGTCCTATATCGCTAAATTCTTCGATCGTATCGTTCCGGGGGCAATCCGTTCTGTATTTGCACCAGCACTGACAATCGCTGCGATGCTGCCGATTGCATTATGTGTCTTCGGTCCAGCAGGAGCATTCATCGGGCAATATGTAGTAGATGCATTATTCTCGTTGGAAGGAATTGCAGGATTCATCGGGATCGGATTGATTGCGGCATTGTATCCTGTTCTGGTAATGACCGGTATGCATATGGTACTGATTACAACATTATTTCAAATTTTTGCTACCTATGGAAGTGATGGATTCGCCGCAGTAGCTGTTTCCGTCTCCAGCTTCTCTATTATGGGGGTAGGAATCGGTGCTTTCTTCCGATTGAAAAATAAAGAACAAAAGGCACTTGCCCTGTCTTATGGGATAACCGCCATCGTCGCAGGGACCTCGGAGCCGACGATTTACGGTATCTGCACAAAATACAAAAAGCCATTTATCGGACTTTTGGCAGGTGGTTTCTTAGGAGGAGCATATGCCGGTTTAACCGGTGTTATCGATGCGACACTGGTACCATCCTCCAATGTATTTGCAGCATTATGCTTTTTAGGAGGCTCTCAGGCAAATGTAATCAACGGTATCATCGCATGTGCAATCGCTTTTATATCAACCGCTTTATTCGTTTACTTTTTCGGATTTAATAAAAACGAAAAGGATATCCAACGTTAATATCAATGCGATTAGAGAAGGAACTTCTTCCTATAGCTCAGATACACAAAGGAGTGTTCTATGATAAATACAAGGCTTACATTACCGAGTGGTGCGTATGCTGATACGTATATTATGGATTCGGAAATCAATTATTGTGAATACAGAAAGCGACCTGCAATCCTTGTGGCACCGGGTGGCGCGTATGCCGTTCATGCGACAAAGGAAAGTGAACCGGTGGCTATTCAATTCATGCAAATGGGGTATCAGGTATTTGTTTTAAAATATTCGGTAGGCTCAGATCGCTCGCGACCGGAAAAAGGCATTATAAAATCTGCAGTATATCCGCTGCAAGCTGTTGAAATGCTGGAAGCTTTACATATTGTAAAAGAGCATGCCGATGAATGGAACATAGATAAAAACCGAATTTTCTTAATGGGATTTTCTGCAGGCGGACATGTGTGTGCATCTTGTGGTGTACGATGGAATGACCCCGCAATCGTAAAGCAATTAAGCTTTCTCCCGAAAAAAGATGAACTGAAGGCAGCCGGAATTGTTTTAGGCTATCCGTTCCTGGTTCCGAATAGTGATGAATTTTTCAAAAAGCATCCTTTAAAAGCTGTCGAAAAGGTACAGCATATTATGAATTATGTTCTTTATCAATCAGATTTTCCATCACAGAAGGATGTCGAAAAAGTGAATTTGATAAATTATATTTCACAGGATACCGTACCGATGTTTCTCTGGCATTCCATTGATGATCCAGTCATTGATGCTGGAAATTCCACACGCTTTATTTCAAAGCTGTTGGAATATGGCATATCTGCGGAGTATCACTTATTTGGTCATGGCGAGCATGGAAAAGCATTGGAAAACAGTTTAACGCATAAAAGGGATGAGATGATCGATCATCATTTGAACAGTTGGATTTCTCTGGCAGATTATTGGATGAACAGGATAGGTGAAAAGTAAAATGAGAAAAGAAGATTATACGATTTTTGAATATCGAATGAGCAAAGAAATAAAATATGCTGATCTGATTTATAATGAAAAAATGAATGGTATATTCGAAAAAGTCTGTGTAAAAACAAAAACCGCAGGATATGTGGATATGTCGATTTATCGTCCCTTGAGTTGGGATGGGAAGCAGATTTTAAAGCCGGTATTTAACTATCATGGTGGAGGCAATGTATTGGGATACTATGAGCAGGATGGAAAATATTGCCGTTTATTGGCGGATTTAACCGGCTGTGCTATCTTTAATGTAGACTATGTTGTTGCCCCGGAATTTAAATATCCAAAGCCTTTATTTTCCAGCTATGAAGCAATCGCTGAAATACGAAAACGCTGTGATGAAGTAAGGATTGATAAAGAGCATGTTGTCGTAATGGGACATAGTGCAGGCGGTTATATTTCCGCCTGCTTGACACTGATTGACCGAGACAGAAAAGAACTCGGTATCAAAGGAGCCATTTTAGATTATCCGCCATTGCGACAGGAAATCCGTGCAGAATTCAGAAAAGCGAAGGACCCTTCAAAGGCGATATCCGAAAATAGAATGCTGCAGTATATCAACTGGTATTATAATAGCTTTGATGAGCTGAATGATGAACTCGCCTCTCCCCTACTCGCTGATTTGCATGATTTGCCGAAAACCCTGATCCTGAGTGCGGAATACGATTCTTTAAAAAAAGAAGAAAAGGCATATGCAGATAAAATGCAGAAGGCGGGAGGAGATGTAACCTATGTTGAATTTGCAAATTGCCGCCATGGCTTCACCCATGAATGGTTTGATGAATTTATGCCAGAGGAATCCGAAAAAGCATGGAATATGATGGCAGCATTTATCAGAGGGATAATGTAGAAGCATGGCGCAGAAGAACTTAAACTATCATGTAATGCCTCGAAGGGGCTGGCTGAATGATCCGAACGGCTTGGTTTATTTTAAAGAAAATTATCACATTTTCTACCAGGCAGATGAAAACAGTATGGATGGAAGTGTCAATAAAGCATGGGGTCATTATGCAACGAAGGATTTTCAAACCTATACACGTCATGCTACGGCTGTTTCTCCGGATTCCAAATACGATAAGAACGGCGCATATTCAGGAAGTGCAATCATCAGAGATGACATACTGTATGTATTTTATACCGGTAATGTAAAATATGAGGGCCCCTATGATTTTATTCATGAGGGAAGAGAGCATAATGTAATGCGAGTGGAAAGCCGTGATGGAATAACCTTTGAACATAAAAAATGTTTACTGCGAAACAGTGACTTTCCAAAGGATTGTACAAGGCATGTCAGAGATCCCAAGCTGTTTATGAAGGATGGCCGCTATCATTTAATTTTAGGTGCAAGATTGAAAAATGACACCGGCTGTGTATTGGAGTATGTGAGTGATGATTTAGAATCATGGAAGTATGCTCATCGCTATGTACCGGCAAAAGATACAGGATTCATGATAGAATGTCCGGACTACCTGCAATTACAAGGGGAAGCATTCCTTTTATGCAGTCCGCAGGGTTTAAAAAAGCAGGGCTATGAATTTCATAATGTATATGATTGCGGATATTATAAAATCAGCAATCGGCAACTGATTGATTATCAGACACTTGATTATGGATTTGATTTTTACGCAGCGCAAACGTTTTACAACGCAGATCGTAATATACTGATTGCCTGGATTGGGATGCCGGATAATGCATATATCGATCGTTATGAAGCATGGAATCAGACCCTGACGATGCCCCGCTCCATTTTCTTTGATAAGCGAATCATCCAAAAGCCGATACAGGAAATCCTGGCTTTGAGAACAGATAGGAAGCTGTATACGAATGATTTTGTAATCGGTAAATCCTGCAATATCGAATGGGATGCAGACTCCGATTTTTCGCTACAAATGAATGCGATACGCTGCGTGTATAGAAATCATAAATTCACACTGGATTTATCTGCATGCAGCTGCAATCGGCAGGAAAGATGCATTACGCCCATAGAAATCCGTCATGTTTCTGTATTCATTGATGAATCTGTATTGGAAATTTTCATCAATGAAGGTGAATACACAATGACCTCACGATTTTATGATGATGAGCACAGCTTACACGTAACAAGCGAGAATATAAAGCGATTTGTAACATACAACATGAGAGGATTCAATATACTATGAAAAAATTATTAGCAATCGGAGAAGCGTTGATTGATATGATTCCAAGCAATACAGTAAGAATTATGGATGTAGAAGGCTTTCAACCAAAAGTCGGAGGGGCACCGTTGAATGTATGCGGAGCATATACCGCATTAGGTGGAGAAAGCGCTATGATTACCATGCTTGGCAAGGATGCCTTTGGTGAAAAAATCATAAAGGAAATGCAACGATTCCATATTCATACAGAGTATATAAAACAAACGAATGCCGCAAATACATCTTTGGCATTTGTAGCCCTGGACGAACATGCAAATCGAGAGTTTTCATTTTATCGGAATATGGGTGCGGATATGCTTTTATCAGAGAAGGATATAGAGGAAAGCTGGTTTGAAGATTGCTATGGTTTGCATTTCTGTTCGGTTTCCCTTGGTGATTTCCCTATGAAAAAAGCTCATAATCGAGCATTGGAACTGGCAAAGAGGAAAAATCTACTTGTATCCTTTGATCCGAATGTCCGTCTTCCTTTATTCGACGATCACGAATATCTGAGAAGAACTATTCACGAATATATGCACTTTGCTGATATCTTAAAAATCAGTGATGAAGAGGTTTCCTTTATATTTGGAAGCGATCATATAGAAGAACATGTACAATATATATTTGATTCCGGTGTAAAATTACTGATTTACACTGCCGGAAAAGACGGTGCAGCTGCCTATACGAAATACAATACGGCATACGCGGATGGTATTGAGGTAAAAGCAGTTGATACCACCGGTGCAGGAGATGGTTTTATCGGATGTTTACTGTATCATCTATCCAAAGATGATATTCATGCTTCTGATTTGGATGGATTAAGCGAACAGCAATTAAAAAGCTACTTGGATATGTGTAATAAATTTTGCAGTATTTCTGTAACAAAGGAAGGTGCTATCGCAAGCTATCCATCCCGGTAGGATTCACGTTAGGCTATCATCAAAAGCATCCTGTAAGCAAGACCCGCTCACACAGCGTTGTGTGTTTCTGTGGTATCTGTTTTACAGGATGCTTTTTACAATATACGAAAAGCCGGTTCCATTGATAACGTACAGTTCTTTTCCATTGGAATTAGAAGGCTCTTGTTATGCATGCTCATTTGCTTGAACATACTTTGCGCTGGATATAGCGGTACAAAATATGAACGCATCCTCCCTCTTTTCGCGAGGATGTGCGTTCATTTACTGACAGCTTGCAGATCGCAGTTGAATGACATGTTGACTATATGCTTTTTGACATATTCTTGGCAAGGTAAGGTCCTCATATGGGGTTCGTATCTTTGTGCAATCCCCATTAACAAATAAAACCACATTTCCATACTTTCGAACAGTTGTGTTTTCTGGTACAATAGCAGAAGATACAGGAGGGATCTCATGAAGATACTTGATTCTGAAATTCAGCGTTTTTTCAATACCAAAAACTGGAAGATCGCATTGCGTTACCATGATCAGGATGTTGTGGATGAAATTGTGATTAAGGAAAGCATTCCGGGCTTTCTATATGAAATAAATGCTGTCGTTAACGTGTACGGATACGAGAATCACTGCACCGTTCTGCTGAATAGTGCGGGTGAAATTCTGGATTTCTCCTGTGAATGTCCGTATTGCGAGCAGCAGGAGCTTGCCTGTGGACATATCGGTGTTGTCCTGCTGATTGTGTACGATCTAAAGCCGGAGTCCTTCCCCTTCACCTACAGCCCGCTGAACCAGAGGGAGGATGCCTTTCGCCGCTATCTGGAGCAGCAGATGCTGGAGCGCTCGCGTTCCTTTATCGACCGCTACGCCCGAAAGGATCTGGCGAAATTTCAGGCGAACACTCTTCTTGACAAGGTACAGCTGCACGCTCATGCCGCATATGACCATGAGCTTACACTGGATTTTAAGATTGGTATTCAACGAAAATATGTCATACGCAGCATCAGCGGATTTCTTGATGCCATAGACAGGCAGCTGGAAGTTGATTACGGGCGCCAGCTGAAATTCACTCATCACATGCAGGCCTTTGATGAAGCTGCTCAGGCACAGATCAATTTTTTAAAGCAGTATGTCAAGGAGCATGAAACACAGTATTCTTATGGCTACGGCTCCAGCCGCAAGCAGATTACAATTGATTCAAAATCCATGGATGATTTTTATGAGCTTTACAGCAATGATGCCACGGAGTGCATCGATCTGCAGTTTGCGGATGAGGACCGGCAGGAAATCGGACTGCGCATCGATATGCAGGAGGACTTTTTTGTCATCACCACGCTGCTGTCCCTCGATCAGCTTCTGCGTGGAGAAAACCGCTGGTATTATATGGAAGACGGTGTTCTGCAGCGCTTTTCCTCAGAGCTGAGCGAACAGCTGCATGATATGCTGGAGGAGCTGCGTGAGGATCGCCAGATTCTGATACATAAGGATGATATGATCCGCTTCTGTACCTATGTCATCCCGGCAATACGGGAATACGTGCATTTTGAAGGTATTTCTCTGGATACCTTTATGCCGTATCCAATGGAGATTGACTGCTATGTCGATTTGGAGGATAACGGTGATATCTCCATCCGCCTGCTCTATCATTACGAGGACAGCCCCTCCCAGAATGCGTTTGCACCGCATGCCGATTCCTCTTTGGAGCTGGATCATATCCGCCAGTATATCGAAACCTATGCAACACGTCTGGATCCGGATTCCCATATAGCCTATATTGATGAGCATGCCGCATATGCACAGGCCTTTGTCAAACAGGGTCTGGAATACCTGAATCAGATGTGCACTGTATATATCAGTGATGCGCTGAAGCAGATGGAGGCACCGAAAAAGGTACATATGAATGTTGGTGTCCGTATGAAAAACCGTCTGCTGGAGCTGGATGTCACCAGTGTGGATATTCCAAGAGATGAATTATACAGTGTTTTGCGTTCTTATCGTAAAAAGAAAAAATATCACCGACTCAAAAACGGCGACCTCATTTATCTGCAATCCGAGGGTCTGCAGGAAACCGACGAGCTGCTGCAGCAGCTGCATCTGACACCGCAGGATTTAAAAAATCATACCCTGCAGGTGGATACGTTCCATGCCTTTCAGCTGGATGATTTCGCAGAGCACAGCGATCATGTCGAGGTCATGCGGGGAACTGCCTTCCATACGATGATGGAACAGCTGCGCAGTGTGGAAGCCGGAGCCTATCCATTGAACCCGCATTATGATGCCATCCTGCGCGATTACCAGAAAACAGGCTACCAGTGGCTGAAAACAATGAGCGCCTATGGATTCGGCGGTATCCTCGCTGATGATATGGGTCTGGGAAAAACACTTCAGGTCATTGCATGGCTGGAAAGCATGCATCAGGATCATGATCTTCCCTGCTCCATCGTCATCTGCCCTGCCTCTTTGATTTACAACTGGAAGGATGAGATTCAGAAATTTGCCGTTGATCTGCGTGCCCTTTGCATACAGGGAACCAATACGCAGCGCCAGCAGAAAATCAGAGAGCTGCACGGATATGATGTCATCTTCACCAGCTATGATTATCTGCGCAGAGATTATGAGCGCTATGACGGGCACACCTTTACCGCCATTCTGCTGGATGAAGCGCAGTATATCAAAAACCATACAACCAAAAATGCGATTGCAGTGAAGCAGCTGAAGGGCTCCTACCGGTTTGCATTAACCGGAACACCGATTGAAAATTCCCTTTCCGAGCTGTGGAGTATCTTTGATTTCCTAATGCCGGGTTATCTGTATAACTATCATCGCTTCCGTGAGCTGTTTGAACGTGAAATTATCAAAAACGGGAATGAGAAGGCACAGACACAGCTGAAGCGTATGGTGGATCCGTTTATTCTGCGAAGGATCAAGAAGGATGTGCTGCAGGATCTTCCGGATAAGATGGAACAGGTATATTTTCAGGAATTCAATGCAGAGGAAAAGAAAATCTATTATGCCAATCTGGTATCCATCAATCAGGATTTACAAAAGAAAATGCAGATGGAGGAGGTTGATAAATTTCAGGTACTGGCCATGATGACCAGACTCCGGGAAATCTGCTGTGATGCGCGTTTGCTGTATGAAAATGTCACGCTGCCCTCTACCAAGCTTCGCGGCTGTATGGATCTGCTGCTAAACGCCCGAAACAGCGGCCGCCGTGTATTACTGTTTTCCAGCTTCACCTCCATGCTGGAGCTGATTGAGGAACAGCTGCGTGTAGAAAATATACGGTATCTGAAGCTGACAGGGGAAACCAAAAAGGAGCTGCGGCATGCCTATGTGGAAAAATTTCAGAACGGGGAAGCTGACGTCTTCCTGATTTCATTAAAGGCAGGCGGCACCGGCTTGAATCTGACCAATGCAGAAATCGTCATTCATTATGACCCGTGGTGGAACCTTTCCGCCCAGAATCAGGCAACTGACCGTGCCTATCGCATCGGTCAGACGAAGGATGTACAGGTATATAAGCTGATTATGAAGGATACCATCGAGGAAAAGATCATGAAGCTGCAGGAGCGAAAGCATATCCTGAGCGACACCTTCATCAGCAGCAGTGAATCAAGCATTACCAGCATGAGCAAGGACGAAATCATGGATTTGTTTACGATGGAGCCCTTTGTACAGGAAGCGGATTTTGATGAAGCCTATGCCGATTAACATCCCTCCCTTCTTGCGGGTTCAGGAAAGCTTCCTTTATACAATAATACATATAGAAAATCAGACGGCTGTCAAAGCAGCCGTTTTTCTTTGCGGCATAAGCTCTGTTGAAGGCACGCCACCATAGATAATCTTATAGCGAATATAAAGCAAAGCGTATCTATCAGATGTTACAAACCGGTTATTCATGACCATGTCCCCTGATGCATCGTTAATACACACTGCAGGAACCACATCAGCCGTATTCATAGTATGCTCTGATTGGAACCACCGTTCCTTCATCCCCCGACAGGTAATTGCCGTATTCTTATCCGCTATTATGGAGTAACAAAAAGCTGTACAGATGAAGTATACAAGTGTATATCATCCATACAGCATTGACGGTATATATAGAAAGCTTATGCGTGCTTCAGGAATGCCTTATAGCCCTTAGTCGCTTCCCAGATATCAATTTTGCTGGCAATCTCCCATGGCGCGTGCATATTGTGCAGTGCGATACCGCTGTCAATGACCTCCATGTTATACTGTGCCAGAATATAGGCGATTGTTCCTCCGCCGCCCTGGTCAACCTTACCAAGCTCTGCAGTCTGGAAGGTTACATTTTCAGAATCCATGATGTTTCTCAGCTCTGCCATATATTCGGCATTGGCATCGTTGCAGCCACCCTTACCGCGGGAGCCTGTATATTTATTGAATACCAGACCATGTCCCATGAATGCAGAGTTTTTCTCTTCGTTTACTGCTGCATAATTCGGATCAAACGCAGCGGAAACATCACTGCTCAGCATCTTGGAATTTTTCAGTGCACGACGCACATTCAGCTCGCTGTACTCACCAAGACGATCCATAACCTCTGCCACGGTGTTTTCAAAGAAGCGGGAATGCTGACCGGTAGCACCGATGCTTCCGACCTCTTCCTTATCAACCAGCAGTGTCACAGCCGTGCGTTTAACGGATTCTGTTTCCAGCTGTGCCATCATAGAGGTATAGGCGCAGATGCGATCATCATGTCCGTATCCGGCCACCATACTGCGATCCAGGCCGTAATCTCTTGCCTTTCCGGCAGGTACGACCTCGATTTCCGCAGATACAAAATCATCCTCTTCAAAATCATATTTTTCCTTCAGCAGCTTCAGAATGTTTGCCTTGACAGCATCCTTTTCCTCACCATCCAGCGGCATGCTTCCGATGGTTACATTCAGGTCTTCACCCTCGATGACGTTGCTTGCCTTTTTGCTCATCTGATCCGCTGACAGGTGTACCAGCAGATCGCTGATTCCTACGATTGGATCGCTGTCATCCTCACCGATATTCAGCTCGATAACCGTTCCGTCCTTCTTCACGACTACACCATGCAGCGCCAGCGGCAGGGTTACCCACTGATACTTTTTGATACCGCCGTAATAATGCGTATCCAGCATTGCGAATTCCTTATCCTCATACAAAGGATTCTGTTTGATATCCAGACGCGGGGAATCCACATGTGCTCCCAGAATATTGCATCCGGCAGCCATCGGCTCCTCACCGATCAGAAACAGTGCAATTCCCTTGCCCATATTGTTGGCATACACCTTATCACCGCTTTTCAGCGTTTCTTTGTTTTTGATGACATCCTCCAGATTGCGATATCCGTAGGTTTCTGCAATCCGGATACTTTCACTTACACATTCACGTTCAGTCTTGCAGTCGGAAATATATTTTTTATATCCTTCACAATATTCGAATACTTCCTTCAATCCTGCTTCATCATACTTTTTCCAAGCATTTTCTCTCATAGTCTACCTCCGTTGTTCACTATCTTCTATTATAATTCGTATTCATGATAAAGACAACTCCAATACTGCCGATTTATCTTATCTTTCCAGAAGCTCGCGGGAAAGCTTCAGAATAGCCTCCTTGTTCAGGGAATTGTATATGCGTACCTCACCTACGGCAGAGGAAGGCTTTCTGCAAATGCCTCGTTCCTGCAGCAGCTCCTGCACATGACGTGCAGTACCTGCATTGCCATCCACAAGTGCGATATGATCACCAATGAGATTTCGAAGCTGGCTGCGGTAGAACACAAAATGTGTACAGCCTAGGACAATGCTGTCCATGCGTTCCATATCGTAGGGCTTTAGGTATTCACGAAGCGCACTGTTTACCGCTGCTTCATCCTCCAGTCTGCCCGCCTCAACAAGCTCCACCAGCTTTGGACACGGCTGCCGGTAAATGGTATTATCTTCATCAAAGCGGGACATCAGCTGTTCAAACTTTTTTTCCTTCAGTGTAAACTGTGTTGCGAGTACAAGAACATGCTGCTGATGTCTGCCATTTACAGCGGGCTTTAATGCCGGTTCCATTCCGACAATCGGAAGATCGGGATACAGGGTGCGAAGCTCCTTCACACAGGCACTGGTTGCCGTATTGCAGGCAATGACAACGGCCTTGACACCCTGGCTGATAAAAAACGCACAGATGCTGCGACAACGCTTCGTTATTTCCTCTTTTGTTTTTACACCATAGGGAGCAAAGCTGGAATCACCGTAATAGAGGTAATCCTCCTGCGGCATAAGAGAACGCAGTTCCTTCAACACGCTGATTCCTCCCAGACCTGAGTCAAAGACACCAATCGCCTTGTCTATGCTGGACATATGTATCAACCTCCAAAATCATATACAATAAACATTATACCCTTTTTTTGGAAAGCTTGCATCTGTTTTGAAGAAAATCAGACACGTTTGCAAAGGAGTAATGATAGTCAGGTAGAACACGCTTCTTTCGGCATAGAGCCAGTCGGCAAACAGTTCATTGTATCAGCGGTTGTATGGAAAGTAAAAAGCAGCTGTATGCGATACAGTTAGAAAGACAGCCGCAAGGTGCTCTTACAAATAGAAACATTCCCGCACATAGAAACAGAACATATGAAAAAAGAAACCGGATAGTATTTTCAAAACCATACGATCTTGGTTCCTTTATCCATAGAAATATTATGAAAGGAAAAACCAGACAGAGCGGCTGACATTTCCTTTTTACAGGAGCTTCATCAATGGAAGACAGCACCTATTCAATCTGACGATTCCTATCCTTACGCATACGCTGTACAGTGATGGGAAGGCCTCAGACGAAATGCATGACAGCAAGCTTAAATTCATGATACTTTTCTTCATAAATAAGCAGTGCTGAATATCCTCCAGCATCAGGGCACGGCAAACACCAAGTCAATACGCTTTTATATTTTTCTTCATAATTGTTTAATCTGCAGTATATCCGCTTTCTATGATTATAGGTAGAGACATGAACTAGCTATCTTTTTCACGTGTTCGCATCTCTTTCAACGTGAACTACCGCCTTCTCCACCCTCTTATCCCAGATAAGCGGAATATAGCTTGTGTAAAGATATATGAATCGGTATAATGGACATATGAGGTGAGCATAAATGCTACAAATGACAAAACGACAGAAAAAACTGGTTGCATGTCTGCACAATCATCCCAGTGAATTCCGCAGAGCGGACGATTTAGCAAAGGATCTGCAGCTATCGCAGCGTACCATTCGCAATGAAATTCGGCAGATCAATGATCTGTTCGACGAACCGTTCATACTCTCCTGGAAGGG
This region includes:
- a CDS encoding DEAD/DEAH box helicase family protein — protein: MKILDSEIQRFFNTKNWKIALRYHDQDVVDEIVIKESIPGFLYEINAVVNVYGYENHCTVLLNSAGEILDFSCECPYCEQQELACGHIGVVLLIVYDLKPESFPFTYSPLNQREDAFRRYLEQQMLERSRSFIDRYARKDLAKFQANTLLDKVQLHAHAAYDHELTLDFKIGIQRKYVIRSISGFLDAIDRQLEVDYGRQLKFTHHMQAFDEAAQAQINFLKQYVKEHETQYSYGYGSSRKQITIDSKSMDDFYELYSNDATECIDLQFADEDRQEIGLRIDMQEDFFVITTLLSLDQLLRGENRWYYMEDGVLQRFSSELSEQLHDMLEELREDRQILIHKDDMIRFCTYVIPAIREYVHFEGISLDTFMPYPMEIDCYVDLEDNGDISIRLLYHYEDSPSQNAFAPHADSSLELDHIRQYIETYATRLDPDSHIAYIDEHAAYAQAFVKQGLEYLNQMCTVYISDALKQMEAPKKVHMNVGVRMKNRLLELDVTSVDIPRDELYSVLRSYRKKKKYHRLKNGDLIYLQSEGLQETDELLQQLHLTPQDLKNHTLQVDTFHAFQLDDFAEHSDHVEVMRGTAFHTMMEQLRSVEAGAYPLNPHYDAILRDYQKTGYQWLKTMSAYGFGGILADDMGLGKTLQVIAWLESMHQDHDLPCSIVICPASLIYNWKDEIQKFAVDLRALCIQGTNTQRQQKIRELHGYDVIFTSYDYLRRDYERYDGHTFTAILLDEAQYIKNHTTKNAIAVKQLKGSYRFALTGTPIENSLSELWSIFDFLMPGYLYNYHRFRELFEREIIKNGNEKAQTQLKRMVDPFILRRIKKDVLQDLPDKMEQVYFQEFNAEEKKIYYANLVSINQDLQKKMQMEEVDKFQVLAMMTRLREICCDARLLYENVTLPSTKLRGCMDLLLNARNSGRRVLLFSSFTSMLELIEEQLRVENIRYLKLTGETKKELRHAYVEKFQNGEADVFLISLKAGGTGLNLTNAEIVIHYDPWWNLSAQNQATDRAYRIGQTKDVQVYKLIMKDTIEEKIMKLQERKHILSDTFISSSESSITSMSKDEIMDLFTMEPFVQEADFDEAYAD
- a CDS encoding aminopeptidase, whose amino-acid sequence is MRENAWKKYDEAGLKEVFEYCEGYKKYISDCKTERECVSESIRIAETYGYRNLEDVIKNKETLKSGDKVYANNMGKGIALFLIGEEPMAAGCNILGAHVDSPRLDIKQNPLYEDKEFAMLDTHYYGGIKKYQWVTLPLALHGVVVKKDGTVIELNIGEDDSDPIVGISDLLVHLSADQMSKKASNVIEGEDLNVTIGSMPLDGEEKDAVKANILKLLKEKYDFEEDDFVSAEIEVVPAGKARDYGLDRSMVAGYGHDDRICAYTSMMAQLETESVKRTAVTLLVDKEEVGSIGATGQHSRFFENTVAEVMDRLGEYSELNVRRALKNSKMLSSDVSAAFDPNYAAVNEEKNSAFMGHGLVFNKYTGSRGKGGCNDANAEYMAELRNIMDSENVTFQTAELGKVDQGGGGTIAYILAQYNMEVIDSGIALHNMHAPWEIASKIDIWEATKGYKAFLKHA
- the murI gene encoding glutamate racemase, which gives rise to MSSIDKAIGVFDSGLGGISVLKELRSLMPQEDYLYYGDSSFAPYGVKTKEEITKRCRSICAFFISQGVKAVVIACNTATSACVKELRTLYPDLPIVGMEPALKPAVNGRHQQHVLVLATQFTLKEKKFEQLMSRFDEDNTIYRQPCPKLVELVEAGRLEDEAAVNSALREYLKPYDMERMDSIVLGCTHFVFYRSQLRNLIGDHIALVDGNAGTARHVQELLQERGICRKPSSAVGEVRIYNSLNKEAILKLSRELLER